gagcgtggcctagctacgccgacccgtctccctccgaagccaacgcgagcgcctttgccctcccTCGAGCAACCGAGCCTTGGTCCcagtgtctccgtggatcacctttaccgcggagacgtgctcgtggcaccctgtgtagtacttttattaTGCCTGAGGCGTGGGTAAGCCTATTttctttcccgccgcgccttcgcaatgggctgtactgcgtttggtgttgccacagacaataaagtgttgcaactttgagcagtatcgtgttctcaccACAACGACGGCTAAcgtgtgccctgcggctcgctaagaccggacccacgctggtggccgtaatCCTTTGGGATACGAGTCACTACAAAGCTTAATGTGTGGAAAAATAGCAATCCTATATACGAGACCGCAGCAATTTTCTCACGAGACTTTTTCGGGATACCGAGACAATCATGCCAATCAAggggggagagctgcactgcaatgaaggctgagctaggatgggagtgtctttctgacGGCCAGAAGCAGCGATTAAAATTTTTTTACTGCATCtactacaataaaactggaattaacagagaaatatacctacacaaccctcattacacttcaaaacgttttgatcatagttgcgaaattcgggaatacccagctaaaacgaacatgtaCGCCAATTCATTTTTCCCTAGAacgattaaacagtggaacaggctaactgaaatTCAAGTACATAGTTGGAACGAAGgtatattttattcactgctgtaaacccgtgttgtaacctgaacgaagatgtattgatgtgtgaacaaaattctactatgtgtgtgaacgaaaatgtatttcagttatttatgtgtgaacaaagttgtattgtgtgtgtgaacggagatgtacgtcatttattgatgtaacccccctgctataacgccttcgggcgctgcggggtatctgatgaataaagaataaaccATCATCTCGCACCAACGAAATGTTTCATCAACTGCTTGTCATTTTACAGCCTCACAAAAGCAGTCAGCTCatgccaggggcgtagccagggggcggCCTGGGCCTAtcctctctcccccccccccccccccataatttTTTTTGCCACGGCATAGAGAGTGAAAAATGACCATTCCGAGGGGATGCCCACTGGCCACACCAAAATCATGGtggtgcctccccccccccccccctcacgaaATAAAATTCTGGCTGCTGCACGCCTTGCTCAGGCAATGCAAACCGTGGTGAAGCAATTAGCTCTCTCCTTCAACCATGTCATGGCTGTACTCGAGAAGCAAGAGTTAGTGACGATTTGAACAATGAGATCGCAGAAGGCAACCTTGACTTAGCAGACCGCTTACTCAAGAGGATTCCATCTGATaataaatatgtggcacaaaaaagTGATTACCGGTTATGTAGCATGAAAGTGTCTAAAACCAAATGACCACGCAGAGCATCTATTTCTTTCTCGCCAGAGCTAAACAACTAAACTGAGATAAAGTTTTGAGTTTCCACATATTTGTGACAGAGTTGGGCCTTTCAACCCTTCTGATAGCTTATTTGATGCAGCGAAGAAACCAGAGAGAATATTTGTTGCCTTTTTCAGCAAGCTATGGCTGCGCAGCAAGAAAAACAATGTGATGCTGCTCGCAAATAATCTCTCACTGTACCCTGGACTGCAGCCAGCACGCAGACCTACTGACAAGTTCTGTGCGTTTGCAAGACCTAATTTTTTCACTGAGGGTGTCAACTGCCTTGAGAGGCATACTGAAGCAAAAAGAAGATGCGTCCAAAAATCAGTCGACATTTATAAAGGTGCAACCGTGAAAATTTATCATGAAATGATAATTCTTCGGAATGGTGATGAATTTGACCAGTGCTTCTACTGACAGCAGTATGCACACCCAAGTGCAAATAAACAGCTTGTTCCCACAGCCCGGCTGTTGTGCCCAGTGAAGTTTGCACAGTGACTTTGACTGCAAAATGCTAAGTTTTGACAACGGCGCGGCCGCATTTCAGCAAGCGCGAAATTCAAAATCACACGCGATGTattaaatttaggtgcatgttaaaggacCTAACATGGTCAAAAATATCCCGCAGTGTTCTACTACACAATGCCCCAAAGTCAAATGGTAGTTTTGGCCCCTAAGCCTCATAATTATTATTGCGTAAGGAAACTATCGACAATAACAGTGCCGCACACGTAACGAAGAAAATCAAAGCAGTGGCAGGGTGCAGGCTAAGACTAATTAaataataattgaaaaaaaatttcgggTTCATAAATCTTCCTTTGATCTATCATCTCCCCCTTCCCCTTTCTCTTCCGTTCATTGATCGAGTTATAAAAACTGCATAGAGTTTTGTTTACcaagctttgaaagctttgctgtcATGTGCTAGTCTCTGCTTCTCAATTCGAACTGCGCGCAGTACCACTATTGTATTTTGTTTCATTTCATATGCACATATGACCGCTTGTCGCTGATATGTTAGTAATTAAAAACAAGATATTATAAAGCGCGACATATCAAACCTTCAAAGTATCTGAAGCACATCGGGAGTGCTGTGCGATATGACAGGGTAGTGTctattctcccggcaaccgggaTAATTGTTCAAAAAAATTTCTCCCGGCAGTAGCCTCCCATTGGCTCTCACATGTCACGTGACTAACTGCCGGGGAGAACACCCCACCACCCGTTCTGGGACCACCTGAGACCGGACAGACGAAGCCTTGCGTGCGTGACGAGCCCATTCGTACACGTGTCTCCGCTCGCAACACGTGCAACGTGTGTTGCTGCTTCGTTGCCGTATTTATTTTGCTCGTGGTATCTTTTATTTATTACGAGGCATCAGACCATCGAGTGTTTTACTAATGCAAGAGGCTGAGGACGGCAAAGTGCAGCTTGCGGTCGGTGATCGCTTCGGCACTTTTGAAAACCTCAAAGCGTGTATCTCCCGCTTCAGTGCAGAAAACTGCGTGCAGTTATGGAAACGGGACGCAAGGACCATTGCGGCGGCGAAAAACCGCGTGGGGAAACTGGCCAGCAAGATGTCGGAGTCACTGAAGTATTACCAGCTTCGATACTGCTGTATCCATGGCGGCGCGAAGTTTATCAGCACCAACAAAGGCGCGCGGAAATCATCGTAAGTAGTTTTATGCGGCTATGCGTGTGCTCTTCATTTGCATTTTGGGTTGAGTTACTGAACTGTGCTGCACTAGTAGGTGGTTCACCTTTTCCGGCACCTTCTACGCCGTGGTGCCGGCATGGTGCAGCCGCGTGGGCCGCTGAGCAGACGAGGTTGCACTTAGGCGTAACTTAAGCAGCGTGTTTTGCCCAGATATTTGCACCTCATAATCTGTGCACATGTACGGTTTGCCATCGGTGGGTGTTAGTTGAATGAATGGAGTaattaagcaaacaaaaatacgGCCTGCACCGTCTCGGCATCTTGTCATTCGTTTGGGGTGGCGCATTGTGCCTGCACCCCTGAACTCGCGTTGCACATTTTCTCAACtcaacttctcgtgcacagccgTGAAGCGGTTCCGATCGCTGCAGGTGATTCGAACGGACCTCTAGTATTTGCGAACCGTCTACCACTTCAAATCGCAAACCCGGCGAGTcatcactgttgctggcatgagagCGTCTTCCCGTAACAAATGTGGCACGTCGTTAAACTGTTAAGCTTGCCTATTCATGAGCTGCTAATGGAATTTCGCCCTTGTAATGCATATACTATTTCTATTTTCTTTCCCCCATTCTTTTTAGGACATTCAAACGGGACTGCAGCTTCAATATCTACATTGCTGCGGAGAAGGAAGGAAAGTTCCTGGAAGTGAGGTCACTCGACTTGACACACAATCATCCCGTTGACCAGGAACTTTTTCGGCATTTACCTCAACAGAGAAGGTTGGCACCAGAGCTTCAAAACAAGGCTCGTGAGCTGATGAAAATGAAGGCCAACAAGATGATGGTGAGAGAACAAATGGAGAAGGAGAGTGGTAGTGCTGTTCTTCTCAAGGACTTGTCAAATATTGCAGCCAAACATAGACTGTTGCAACCAACGAATGATTTGCCCGAAGTTGTACGCATGCTTCAAGAGAAGCACAACGCAACAGTACGTTTGCTTACAGATGAAAACCGTGAGCTCCAGGCTGTCTACTTTCAAGATGATGTGATGAAGAAATCATTTCAATGTTGGCCTGAAGTCATCTTTATCGACGCTACGTACAAGTTGTTAGAGACAAGAATGTCTTGCTTTCTTGTCATCATTGAGAATGGTAATGGAGAGAGTGAAATTGTCGCTGTTGGGTTGTTTTCGACTGaagatgccgacacgcttcgctggTTTTTCGAAGAGTTCAAAGATTTGAATCCCAGTTGGAACTCAGTGAGGGTGACCATGGCGGACAAAGATGTGAAGGAACGACCGGTAATAAAAGAATTATTTCCATCCTCGGCACTCCATATATGTGCTTTCCATGTCCTGCAAGCATTCCGCAGAGAAGTAAGTGTGCAGAAATTGGGAATCACAAAAGCTGAACAAGACACTGCTCTGGACTTATTGCAGCAAATGGTCTATGCAAAAAATGAAGACCAATATGATGAGCTTTTTGCCTTGCTGCAGCAAACAGCAGCAAAGGGAGTAGTGGAATATTTCACTACCAACTGGCATGCCATTCATACAGAATGGACAATGGGATCATAGTGGTCGTGCGGCAACTTTTTCAACTCCACGAACAACCGAGCAGAGTGCTTGAACTCTAAGCTAAAGCAGATTGTAGAGCGCTTTAGTTCTCTGGAATTGTTTGTTGAGCGATTCTTCGCCTTGATCAACACTCAGCGAAATGAGAAAGCTCACAAAGCAGCTGTTATGCTGCAAAAGAAGATAGTAATACCAAATGGCGATGAAGCAGCCAAATTGTACGCCACCCTGCTTACTCCCTATGCATTTCGTCATTTAAATGAAGAGCTACAAGCTTCCATGACTGCGACAGAaaaaatcaattctgctattACTGATGGCAAGATTTGTACAACTGAAGATTGTTCGTGTGCCTTCAGGAAATCAATGCTGTTGCCCTGTCGACACATTTTCGTTGTACGAACGGCATCCAACATGCCCAAGTACGATAAAGGACTATGTGCTGAGCGCTGGTTTTTAGATACTTATGTAGCCAATATCCAACTAAGAAAGAGTGATATGTGCAGTGACGTAGAGCATGTGCAAGTAAGCACtcacagcaatgaaaaaaaattgtcagcacATCAAAAGTTCAAAAAAGCAGCTGGCGTTGCATCGAAGCTTGCAAGTATGGCATCAGAATGCTCCACGGAAATGTTCAAGGAGAGGCTGGCTCTCCTAGAGACAATTCTCGACCATTGGAGAAATGGCTCTAAAGTTCATGTTACTGCACATGAGCCTGCACATCACTTGACAGCTGCAGTTGCAGCTGAAAGTGCAAACTCGGAAGGTTTTCCGGGGTCTGTTGTGGATGTACAGAGCAATGCTGATCAGAATTTACTGTGCAGAGCCTCGGAAGAGGCGAAACATCACCAGGAGCTCTCGGAAGCAAGCACTAAAGTCAGCGAGCATTCAAGCAGCCAACACTGCAATAGACAAGATGAAGCCAGCACAGATGAGAATTCTTTGTCGCAGCCTTCTGACCTTCAAAATATCAAAGTGCCAGTTGCTATGAGAAAATGTGGTCGTCCTAAAGGTCATGTGCTAACAGTTATTGGCCTTCCAAAAAAACGCAAGAGAACGGCAAGTCTGGGACCATTCTCTGAGCTTacaatgagagagaaaaagctagcCATGCTCAGTTGGCTGGTGGGGAAGCGGCAAGCATCAGATGCTATCAAAGGCAAACTACTTGACGAAGAATCTGTGGAAGCAAGGCCTGAAGACATACACGACGGCATTCGAGATGAAATGGTTGACATTAACCTAGTACGGCGTTTTTTCACAGATGATGCTTGGAAAGCTGTGCAAATGGTCCTTAGTGTAAAAAAGGACGAGGAGTGGAAGTGCACAAAATGCAAAACAAAACTAGATGACCATGATGCAGTATTGTGTGACTGGTGCTTATTATGGTACCACCTTCCATGTGTTGGTGTAAAACAGAAACCCAAGACAAAACTGTGGAAATGTGGCTCGTGTACAACCACTGCTACAGCGCAGTAGCATGTTGCCTTTGTGAAAAAAGCAGCACCTCCATATACAGGGTGTcgcacataacttgagccaagaattcgaaagtgaaaggcacttaggaggcgaattgaacctaacgcatactactcgcactagcctgtagataTTCACAAGCTagtgagtacctacaggctagacCCCCTGATTAAAAAAAGCCCGTGAAATGTGAAAAAGAGCCGTGTGACGGActgcgagcgcactgctatagtgctgctataggctttctttacaacatggaaaaaataacagcgctagatgtttcgtacaggaaacaatttaaaCGGTAGTTTCTGAAACAtgtcagtgttcatattttgggtttccagcccataaatattaaaataaataattaagAATGATTAGttaattagtatggggagaaaaaCTAGCCAGAGTCTCTataggctagtgcgagtagtacgcgtttggttcaattcaccACTGAAGTCTCCCTCATTTTCAAATtattggctcaagttatgtgggacaccctgtatagtaTAATAGAATTTCGGGATTGTGCAATAAAATATTTTTCTACACTTTTCTATTTTCTAATCTCACCTACAGTATTGGCTGGCCGTGAGAGGCAAAGTTGGAATTACATATGAGTTGGCTTTTGTGCTCCTGTAGAAATTCAATTAACAGTGCTCTCAACTTTCAAAAAAAggtagtagtacttgctaacaTTGGGATAGTAATGGTTTGCCACATGTGTTGCAATCCAGGTAGTTTGTGCAGTTAGCAATGTTAGGGGTGGTAACTCTTACTACCTTTGCCTTTATTAATGGCATTTAGTAACTGTTCCTACCCTAGCTATTACTAATTACTACCATAGGTAGCATCTTCTAgagattttaagaaaaagaaAGGTAGTAACTGATAGTACCCTGTCCATTTTGCCACATCATTTCACCATTGATAACACTGGTCAATTTATGTCTCATTACTATGCAACTTCCAGTAATTTTGCGTTGTGTCACCATCAACACGAAGATTACATGGTTGTAAAAAGTACACTAATGCTACAGTACTAAGTAAATGACTCGCGCGGtctatatagcccctactttagGATGCATGTCTGGCACAGGTCGGCACTTGTGTCTCGGGGTGAATTATAAAAAATGCCTGCCTAGAGCACTATATCATACTAACTGTTAGTGTTTGGGTCAGCCGTGCTTATAAAAAATTATGTCGTTTCTATTTCATATAAAAGTGAAAGTTATATCTACAGCAGCCGAAACTAGGTACCGACTCATTAACACAGTCTCAGTGCAATTTAATGGTTCACTGTGCCAATATATCCGCTGTTAGAAAGTAATAGTTTCTGAGATTTTATGTACCAAAATCATAATATtaatatgagacacgccgtaatgAGGGATTCTGCattaattttgaccatctggttcATTTCTATCTGCCTGTCATATTAGTTTATTATAATTGTGTATTACAATGCATGCAGCACTTGCTTATGGGTCTTTAACTTGAACCTCTTCGTTGTGATAATAGCTGAATGATGCTTAGATATCTCTAttgcgcaactttttttttatctaatgCATCATGCAAGtgaccttttattttttttatgttaccAGCCCACTGCACGTGTAATTACTGCCTTGCACAAGCGCCGAGAGAATTCCCGGGAGCAGTCCAGATTATTTCGAGATCAACTGTTGGGCTTGAGTGCGCAAATGCAACAGTTAAGTTTCACTGCTCGAATAAATGcggccaccagcgataacgctcaggtcgcgggttcatattccggctgtggcggctgcatttccgatgaaggcggaaatgtaggcctgtgtgctcagatttgggtgcacggtaaagaaccccagttggtcgaaatttccggagctctccactacggcgtctctcataatcatatggtggttttgggacgttaaaccccacatatcaatccgtTTAAAGATGAAACGTTGAGACGATTCGTCTTGTATATGATACAATATGAGTTACTTATTATTTTAATTTGCATAGTTCATGGCCGGATTGCAAAAATTTAGAAGCAACAtcagttactacctatttcatTCCAACTACTGGGTACTAATGCAGGTAGTAAACAAGTAGTAAACAGTTTGTAACGGTTGCAGCTAGTAACTATTTACTAGCATACGTAGTAAACAGGTTGCAAAAGGTTAGCAATGCTTCAAGAAAAGTAGTAAACTTTGCAGTTACTACTTATTTGCTTGCAGACGCTAACTTTTTACTcacttttttaagagtgtatagGGAGTGCATGTTCGTCTGCCGTTAGAATGCTGACAAATTTTACGCTGCCGGGAGAACTGCCAGGAGATTTGTCCCGGCAGTTACTCACCTGACATACGAGAGCCAGTGGGAGGAGACTGCCGGGTGAAATTTCTTTGAATAATTCTCCCGGCAACCGGAAGAATTCTTCAAACAAATTTCTCCCGGCAGTCGCCTCCCATTGGCTTTTATATGTCAGGTGACTAACTGCCGGgagaattttttttcaataattctCCCGGTTGCCGggaaaataatacaaaaaatttTTCCCGGCAGTTAGTCACGTGACATGTGAGAGCCAATGGAAGGCGACTGCCGGGAGAAATTTTTTTGAACAATTAtcccggttgccgggagaatagACACACCCATATGACAGCCCATGCTGTGGTAGCACCATGCTGTGGTAGCACCATCTCGTGGCTTTCAGTATGAAATGCGGCAGCCTAGGCTCCTCCTTGAACACACTACctcatattctagtacactatagctaGGCTAAGCTCTTAAGATCGAAAAGTCGAGCAGGGCCGACGAATGCAtttgaagcagagatcaaacaaTCGGACTCATCTCTGTCGCTCAAAGGGCACGTGCGATATTATCTGATAACCCCGCCCAGGAGACCTGAAGTTGAAGAAGAGAGGATGCACTCCGCCCGTTTTGGAAACGGGCGGAGTGCATCGCCTATAATCCACCTTATGCCGCTATAATCCGCTATAATCCACCTTAAATGCCGCTATAATCCACCTTTAATGCCGCTATAATCCACCTATAATGCCGCTATAATCCACCTTATTTCGTCTGCCTTCTCCATCATCAATGCTGTGGTGACGGGAAGGTTGGCTGCTTTGGCATTTCACAGCCACACCGTCAACACCGCTTCAATGTCCAGGAACTTCAAGCTTCGAACCCACTTCCGCTGGCTGTAGAAGCTCTGCTGATATCTATTGAGAACCTTCTGCTGGTTCTTCAGCACCGCTGAAACCGTAGACAAAGGAATGCCAAACTCCTGCACGATGATTGATTTCGTTCGGCCTCCTTTCGCCCCTTTTTTAATAAGGGCCACCTTCCTTTCTAGCATTAGCAACTTGCACTGCTTTTGTGATGCCATGCTTGCCGAACTCAAGCCAAATTGCCGCTCCTCAAAGTAAGCGTTACATTTGTATCGCGTGCGTTGCGGAGATAAATCACACCTCAGAAAAACAACGAGCACTGCCAAACGAGCGAGAAAAACGACACAACTACGCGACTACGCCAAGCGTGGGGCAAGGAGCCAGGCCTGATACGTGGGAGTCACATGACGTGTCACAGGGTTGCTTGACAAAGTTGATATGCCGCTAGGCTCAGACTTCACATTCGCGGAAAGTATCAACATAGCGGCAGGCACGACTAAATAAGAGATAAAAAGTAAATATTTGACGGATTTCAAGTGTACCAGCATCGTACGAATTTTTTGTAATGGCCTGGTGGCGGATTTTACATTCAGCTCCCAATCAAAATTTCGAGATATCCACAATCCAATCCAGAAATACTTCGagataaagggaaaaaaatacatGGGACAAAACGGAGAAGGTTCGGTGCCGCGGGAAATTTCGACTTAGCGGATTTTTCGAGACATGCGATTTTGAGTTAACCAGGTATTACTGTACAGCCGTGCCAAAAAGAGACGCTCTTCTTGCAGTCTCCTCGCATTGAGAGCGCAGCATGTAGAAGAGTTCACGAGCTATCCACGCTGATGCCTGTTATGATAGCATGCGCATAGCAATCGTGATCACGC
Above is a window of Rhipicephalus microplus isolate Deutch F79 chromosome 1, USDA_Rmic, whole genome shotgun sequence DNA encoding:
- the LOC142770634 gene encoding uncharacterized protein LOC142770634, which gives rise to MQEAEDGKVQLAVGDRFGTFENLKACISRFSAENCVQLWKRDARTIAAAKNRVGKLASKMSESLKYYQLRYCCIHGGAKFISTNKGARKSSTFKRDCSFNIYIAAEKEGKFLEVRSLDLTHNHPVDQELFRHLPQQRRLAPELQNKARELMKMKANKMMVREQMEKESGSAVLLKDLSNIAAKHRLLQPTNDLPEVVRMLQEKHNATVRLLTDENRELQAVYFQDDVMKKSFQCWPEVIFIDATYKLLETRMSCFLVIIENGNGESEIVAVGLFSTEDADTLRWFFEEFKDLNPSWNSVRVTMADKDVKERPDVKAVGKI